CAAACGACTATAAATATCGTGTAATTCGTCATCAGGCATCTCTTGTCCAATCGTCACATGCGGGACGAAGGAGTACTGTTTTTCATGCTGCAGCACGTCTCGGTTATGAATGTTATCATGCAATTCATATAACTTAGGCTCGTCCTCACATGCAAAATAAATCACATTGTTCGTGGGGTGAAAGTGGCTGATTTTATGGAAATGTAATGAGAAGGCAGGAGACTGCTTAGCAATGTCCTCTAACTCCTTAGCAATACTCTCCACTTCATCTTTTTCAGCCGTGAATGCTTCTTTTAACGTGAGATGTGGCGAAATTAATTTATATCGAGGATCGTAACGTTTGCGGTACGAGTTGGCAACATCTTGCAATTCCTTGGTTGGGAAAATGACAATTCCTAATTTCACCTCGTATCCCTCCTTCATAGTATGTAGATTATACCAAAAAACGAATAAAAAATCATGTATCGCTATTCTTCCTTTTTTAATGTAAAAGTCAGGGCTTGCGCTAGGTCTTTTTGCCAATGTCCCCACGTATGATCTCCGTCAAATTCGTGATAAGTGACCGGGATATGCTGACGCTGCAAGACCTGATAAACGTCTTGATTGAGAGCGTACAGATCCAACGTTCCATTCGACGTCTCCACGGCGGTTTCTTCTCGACCTACACTTTGATAAATCGATAATTTTTGATGTGAATCGAATTGATTAATTCGCTCTATGGTGCCGGTGTAGAAAGCCCCTGATTGACTGATCA
The genomic region above belongs to Caldalkalibacillus salinus and contains:
- a CDS encoding 2'-5' RNA ligase family protein, which gives rise to MKLGIVIFPTKELQDVANSYRKRYDPRYKLISPHLTLKEAFTAEKDEVESIAKELEDIAKQSPAFSLHFHKISHFHPTNNVIYFACEDEPKLYELHDNIHNRDVLQHEKQYSFVPHVTIGQEMPDDELHDIYSRLRMERYDYHVPVHQFHLVHQLENDTWSIYQSYTLGE